In Aedes albopictus strain Foshan chromosome 3, AalbF5, whole genome shotgun sequence, the following are encoded in one genomic region:
- the LOC109426170 gene encoding leucine-rich PPR motif-containing protein, mitochondrial — MNRIRSLVLARHYHRLASFRSATASVLRLRSAVEDRPTFCANVPSTVMVAPAIPPVLRCSFASQANPRFRKAGKAPVANPLDELKAEALAFGRIHAERLNQILQKPDDIPAEAYGFLLGCCGRLLLDQPVETRMKLFRSLWFMANQDGKEIPLDRWKILLGVYRENGVDLADEGGVKTFLAGVAAEKDQEFYELLLAVVCERGDTQKVLEVMELLKERGTGLNARIAANLVRGHSKAGDMEAVRTVLDTMSAGNVAPDGRVYGELVVGRLRNDQMEEAVKLIAEKGRLLNENHVIEALKEALVKDRNDVVKLLVRLLPEAVVQDSSIDPLIRNLSSELYREGRYESVRTLLGELPVPVFSLNENYDNYAVSLIFELVKNEAPLEEIVLLTDFLVRTKRNERALHVACECAAKHSIGIYPELLKLLKKQEDLRPHYFWPLIVQHFAQSGEAGVMDVLKLMQRLKTEMDAETISVFVLPKLAISLKDVRTALKQFEDRGVKMSVLMTPFVSHLLYQNRFQDAINVVKLYSSKVDTEALIYPLVLQTTINKSTEHFQTMASVIRQFRDKAQNPKHDLAGQLLMELISNRKSKHDASSIRSLLQEFSTHQIRISRMSASVLKNHFQKARQLDTAMDKLINTLVDDKLTIPSKEVFDSIIVHPRDMTYEELECHLGELEEKKLNSRGVLRRLLQVCVRENRLDRAAEIKRKCDEAKVELSSGMLASVFDLHIKRKNVDEAGNTLDHIRTIFPGFLLDEHKVIDFAALLAEKGFPTSAQNVLKQRASSGQLRPGNSNKNIWNLLTNTAHWAAQHDPTSPQNHASEMLNFLVELGYCTYDNALLGPVIREYLLKNQILNAVAEYKRIATEKRRTPLQLEILTTLVRLTNSNDPEIPPDQAKSLLAEMIQIGSRIHGPINTNNALIVALAEAGTEPQLRRILINPETRVNHEYILTQCEFLVNAGKLDVVLSDWKRLRSSVNILGQSDRDEFSSSVYSSIKD, encoded by the exons ATGAACAGAATTCGAAGTCTGGTGCTGGCGCGGCACTACCACCGGTTGGCATCGTTTCGCAGCGCGACAGCATCGGTGCTTCGGTTACGAAGCGCCGTGGAGGATCGTCCGACGTTCTGTGCGAATGTACCGTCGACGGTGATGGTGGCGCCGGCGATTCCGCCCGTCCTCCGTTGCTCCTTCGCCTCCCAAGCTAATCCTCGCTTCCGGAAAG CCGGTAAGGCCCCGGTGGCAAACCCACTGGACGAGCTGAAGGCGGAAGCGCTCGCGTTCGGACGGATTCACGCGGAACGCCTGAATCAGATCCTCCAGAAACCGGATGACATCCCGGCGGAGGCGTACGGCTTCCTGCTGGGATGCTGTGGACGACTGCTGCTGGACCAGCCGGTCGAGACGCGGATGAAGCTCTTTCGGAGCCTTTGGTTCATGGCCAATCAAGACGGGAAGGAGATACCGCTAGATCGGTGGAAGATTTTGCTGGGGGTGTACCGTGAGAATGGGGTAGATTTGGCGGATGAGGGAGGAGTGAAGACGTTTTTGGCGGGGGTTGCAGCTGAGAAGGATCAAGAGTTTTACGAGCTTTTGTTGGCGGTGGTTTGCGAGCGAGGAGATACCCAGAAGGTGTTGGAAGTGATGGAACTGCTGAAGGAGCGTGGGACGGGGCTGAATGCGAGGATTGCGGCCAATTTGGTGAGAGGACATTCAAAGGCCGGAGATATGGAAGCGGTGCGGACCGTGTTGGATACGATGAGTGCGGGAAATGTCGCTCCGGATGGGAGAGTCTATGGGGAGTTGGTCGTTGGACGGCTTAGAAATGACCAGATGGAAGAGGCGGTGAAACTGATTGCGGAGAAGGGAAGACTGCTGAACGAGAATCACGTTATTGAGGCCCTGAAAGAGGCGCTGGTAAAGGATCGGAATGATGTCGTAAAGCTTCTAGTGAGACTACTTCCGGAAGCAGTTGTTCAGGATTCTAGTATAGATCCCCTCATCCGGAACCTATCTTCAGAGTTGTATCGAGAAGGAAGGTATGAGTCGGTTAGGACATTACTGGGAGAACTTCCTGTTCCCGTATTCAGTTTGAATGAAAACTACGACAACTACGCGGTTTCATTGATATTTGAGCTGGTCAAGAATGAAGCGCCGTTAGAAGAGATTGTCCTGCTGACCGACTTCCTGGTCCGAACGAAGCGAAACGAACGGGCCCTGCATGTGGCGTGCGAATGTGCAGCCAAACACAGCATTGGCATTTATCCGGAACTGTTGAAATTGCTGAAGAAGCAGGAAGATTTGCGACCGCACTACTTTTGGCCGTTGATCGTTCAGCACTTTGCTCAAAGCGGAGAGGCCGGAGTCATGGACGTCTTGAAGCTGATGCAGCGCCTTAAAACCGAAATGGATGCGGAGACTATCTCGGTTTTCGTTCTTCCGAAGTTGGCCATCTCGCTGAAGGACGTCCGGACGGCGTTGAAGCAATTCGAGGACCGCGGCGTCAAAATGTCCGTCCTGATGACTCCATTCGTGTCTCATTTGCTGTATCAGAATCGGTTCCAAGACGCGATCAATGTCGTCAAGCTTTACTCTTCCAAGGTGGATACTGAAGCGCTGATCTATCCACTGGTTCTGCAAACGACGATCAACAAATCCACGGAGCATTTCCAAACTATGGCGAGCGTTATCCGTCAGTTCAGGGACAAGGCTCAGAACCCGAAGCATGACCTGGCTGGGCAACTTCTCATGGAACTGATCAGCAATAGGAAATCCAAACACGATGCTTCATCCATCAGGTcccttctccaggagttctcaacCCATCAGATCCGGATCAGCCGAATGAGCGCCAGCGTGCTGAAGAATCACTTCCAAAAGGCCCGTCAGCTGGACACCGCCATGGATAAGCTGATCAATACCCTAGTAGACGATAAGCTGACCATCCCCTCCAAGGAAGTGTTCGACTCAATCATCGTCCACCCGCGAGACATGACCTACGAAGAGCTGGAATGCCACCTAGGCGAACTAGAAGAAAAGAAGCTCAACTCCCGGGGTGTTCTCCGCCGCCTGTTGCAGGTTTGCGTCCGCGAGAATCGTCTGGACCGAGCCGCCGAAATCAAACGGAAGTGCGACGAAGCCAAAGTCGAACTCAGCTCCGGAATGTTGGCTTCCGTGTTCGACCTGCACATTAAACGAAAGAACGTGGACGAAGCTGGAAATACCCTCGATCACATCAGAACCATCTTTCCGGGTTTCCTCCTGGACGAACACAAGGTCATCGACTTTGCCGCTCTGCTAGCCGAAAAAGGTTTCCCCACGTCGGCTCAGAATGTCCTAAAACAACGGGCCTCGTCCGGACAGCTTCGACCAGGAAATTCCAACAAAAACATCTGGAACCTCCTGACCAACACTGCCCATTGGGCGGCCCAGCACGACCCCACATCCCCCCAAAACCACGCCAGCGAAATGCTCAACTTCCTGGTCGAACTCGGTTACTGCACCTACGACAACGCCCTCCTGGGCCCCGTCATCCGCGAATACCTCCTGAAAAACCAAATCCTCAACGCCGTCGCCGAGTACAAACGTATCGCCACCGAAAAACGCCGCACCCCGCTCCAGCTGGAAATCCTCACCACCCTGGTCCGCCTCACCAACTCCAACGATCCGGAAATCCCCCCGGACCAAGCCAAATCCCTCCTCGCCGAAATGATCCAGATCGGATCGCGGATCCACGGTCCCATCAACACCAACAACGCCCTGATCGTGGCCCTGGCCGAGGCCGGAACCGAACCGCAACTCCGGCGGATCCTCATCAATCCGGAAACGCGCGTCAACCACGAGTACATCCTCACCCAGTGCGAGTTCCTGGTCAACGCCGGAAAACTGGACGTGGTGCT ttctgattggaagcggctcCGCTCTAGTGTCAACATTCTCGGACagtcggaccgcgatgaattcagttcatcggtgtacTCGTCTATTAAGGACTGA